The window GCATCCAGAGCATGCCGCCTCCGTCGAAGGGTCCGATCACGGGGGAGAAGCGATTAAGCCCGAATGCGTCCCGGGGGAGGGCCGGGGCCGGAAGGCGAGTCGCGACTCACTTCCGGCAAGAGACATTTGTAGTGCTCCCAATTCCCTCGTGCAAGATGGTACCGTGAATCTCGTCGAGGCCCCGGGGAGGTGCGACCCCCGACGAATCGGCCGCGACGCGGGCCGGGCCGCCTTCAGACCGCATCCCCGGATTGTCCATCCTACGAAACCGCTTCGGAATGGTTCTTGTTGAGATTCATAAAGAAATCAAGCGAACGCCTTCGAAATCCATCGAGCGATACGCCGTTCGAAAACCATCCTCGGCGGAAGGCGGGCAGTCGTCGGGGCCCGAGTCGTCATCGTAAATTCATTCCCCAAGGCTGCATGCGGTCGCAGTTGGGAGTCGTCTCGTCGATGCGTGCTGATTCCTCCGGGCGTTTCGCGGCCGCGATCCCCGGGGTCGCGAAAAGAGGGGACCGATCATGATCCGGCTGGGGCTCTGCTGCACGTTCCGCGACGAGCCGATCCGGTTCGTCACCACGACGGCGGCCTACGTGAATCGCCTGAGTCGGGCCGATGGACTGGTGAAACTGTCGGCCCTGTGCCTGGCGAACGCCGAGGCCCTGCTGGCCGCACTGCGGTTTTGCAAGGCCGCCGACATCGGCTGCTTCCGGGTGAACAGTCAGGTGCTCCCCCTGAAGACGCATCCCCAACTCGCTTATGGGATGGAGGAGCTTCCCCAGGGCGACGGGATCGTCCGTCGCTTCCGCGAGTGCGGCGCGTTCGCGTCGCTCCACGGCTTGCGGACCTGCTTCCATCCCGACCAGTTCGTGGTGCTGAATTCGCGGCGGCCCGACGTCGTCGACGCGTCCGTCCGCGAGCTGGAGTATCAGGCCGAGGTGGCCGAGTGGATCGGGGCCGACGTGATCAACGTCCACGGCGGCGGCACCTTCGGCGACAAACGGAAAGCTCTCGACGACTTCGCCCGGGCCCTCGACCGCCTCTCGCCGAGGGCTCGGAGTCGCCTGACCGTCGAGAACGACGATCGGACCTTCACGCCCGCCGACCTGCTCCCCGTCTGCAAGGCCGCCGGCCTGCCACTGGTCTATGACGTACACCACCATCGCTGCAATCCCGACGGCCGATCCGTCGAGGAGGCGACCGAGCTGGCGCTCGCCACCTGGAACCGGGAGCCGCTTTTCCACCTCTCCAGCCCCATCGCCGGCTGGGACGGACCGAGGCCCGAGCGTCATCACGACTTCGTCGACCCGCACGACTTCCCCGACTGCTGGCGCGGCCTCGACGTGACCGTCGAGGTCGAGGCCAAGGCGAAGGAAGCGGCCGTCCGCAAGCTCCGAGACGACCTGGACGCGCGGCCCGGGGCGGAGCGGGAGGATCGGCGGACGGCGACCCCCCGGGATTCTCCGGCGTCTCGTCCAAACGCTGAGTGATTCCGACCCTCGTCATGAGTATGCTTTAAGAAATGCGTGCCATCGCAGCGGACGGCCCCGGCCCCTCCCGTGCGACGGCCGGATCGACGAAGCTTCACGCCGAGAGCATCGCAAGGGATCTCCATGAACACGATTGATTATATTTATCGCTTCGATCCCGAGAAACCCTCGGCCAAGCCCCTGCCGCACGACGCGGACGCGGCCCGGCGCGTCTTGGAGGACGGCAACCGACTCTTCTCGCAATGGATGGAGAGCTGCCGCACCGGCACCCCCTCGCACGGCGAGCCGCGTTACATCGTGCATTGCAACGGCCTGGAGGTCGGCATGCTGCGCACCCGCGGCGAGATGCCGACGCAGTCGCCGTTCGCGGTGGTCGTGGGCTGCTCCGACGCCCGGGTGCCGACCGAGATGCTCTTCGGCCAGGGGTTCAACGACCTGTTCGTCATCCGCGTGGCCGGCAACGTCATGAGCGACGTCTGCCAGGCGAGCGTCGACTTCGCGCTGACGAACTTGAGCCAGAGCGTGCGCGTCGTCGTCGTCCTCGGCCACAGCGGTTGCGGTGCCGTGACCGCCGCGGTCGACGCCTACCTCCGGCCCCTGAAGTTCTGGTCGAAATCCGTCTCGCCCATGCTCCGTTCGCTCACCCAGCGCGTCTTCGTCTCGGTCCGCGAGGCGGCGAACGGCCTCAAGGAGGTCTGGGGACCCGAGGCGCGCGACGTCCCCGGCTATCGCGAAGCCCTCGTCGAGTCGGCCGTCTGCATCAACGCCGCCCAGGCCTCGTTCGGCCTCCGACAGGAAGTCGAACGCAACGGCAAGTGGGAGGTCGAGGTGTTGTACGGCGTCCACAACATCCGGAACCACCAGGTCTGCATGCCGGTGGATCCGTCCGCCCCGCGATCCGACGAGAACGTCATGCTCGCGGTCGCCCCGTCCAATCCCAGGGAGTTTGAAGCCCTCGCCATCCAGATGGCCGAGATCCTGCGTCCGGGCGCGCGCCCTCGCCCCGGCCCGACGGCCTCCAGGACCGCGTCCCCCGTCGACGTCGCGCCCCCGCCGACCGTCGAGGACGCCAAGGGCTGACAGGACGAGTTCCGCGGATCGACTCGGCGCGGCCCGCCCTTGCGTCGAGCAGGGCCTTGCTAAGGCCGAACGCGCCGGCCGCCTCCTGCATAGCGCCCTTCGCGTCGAGAAACGACGATGACGACGTTCCCCACGACGGAGAGCAAGAGGCGGTGGACGCCGCGACGACGGCCGTCGCCAAGGTCGACGCCGAACGCGTCGCGGCCGCCCGGGGACATTTCGACTGGATCGTCGAGATCAAGGGGCCGGGCGAAGTCCCAGTTGAAGTCGGGCCGGCGCTCGGCCGCCGACGCGACCGAGGTCCGGGCGTCTCGGGAAAACGCGACCCTGCTCCACCTCGTTGCCG of the Paludisphaera mucosa genome contains:
- the uvsE gene encoding UV DNA damage repair endonuclease UvsE, giving the protein MIRLGLCCTFRDEPIRFVTTTAAYVNRLSRADGLVKLSALCLANAEALLAALRFCKAADIGCFRVNSQVLPLKTHPQLAYGMEELPQGDGIVRRFRECGAFASLHGLRTCFHPDQFVVLNSRRPDVVDASVRELEYQAEVAEWIGADVINVHGGGTFGDKRKALDDFARALDRLSPRARSRLTVENDDRTFTPADLLPVCKAAGLPLVYDVHHHRCNPDGRSVEEATELALATWNREPLFHLSSPIAGWDGPRPERHHDFVDPHDFPDCWRGLDVTVEVEAKAKEAAVRKLRDDLDARPGAEREDRRTATPRDSPASRPNAE
- a CDS encoding carbonic anhydrase; the protein is MNTIDYIYRFDPEKPSAKPLPHDADAARRVLEDGNRLFSQWMESCRTGTPSHGEPRYIVHCNGLEVGMLRTRGEMPTQSPFAVVVGCSDARVPTEMLFGQGFNDLFVIRVAGNVMSDVCQASVDFALTNLSQSVRVVVVLGHSGCGAVTAAVDAYLRPLKFWSKSVSPMLRSLTQRVFVSVREAANGLKEVWGPEARDVPGYREALVESAVCINAAQASFGLRQEVERNGKWEVEVLYGVHNIRNHQVCMPVDPSAPRSDENVMLAVAPSNPREFEALAIQMAEILRPGARPRPGPTASRTASPVDVAPPPTVEDAKG